One part of the Neoarius graeffei isolate fNeoGra1 chromosome 2, fNeoGra1.pri, whole genome shotgun sequence genome encodes these proteins:
- the lyrm2 gene encoding LYR motif-containing protein 2 isoform X2: MAMARLPLTTLNLKQFLQRQKVLGLYRNILRTIRQVPEEADRKYLKDWAREEFKRNKEATDQDAIRMMITQANNHLEELKRSLALAGR, translated from the exons ATGGCCATGGCAAGGTTACCATTAACTACACTCAACCTGAAACAG TTCTTGCAGAGACAGAAAGTTCTAGGTTTGTACCGTAATATTTTGAGGACAATCCGCCAAGTGCCCGAGGAAGCAGATCGTAAATATTTGAAGGACTGGGCAAGAGAGGAGTTCAAGAGGAACAAGGAGGCCACAGATCAG GACGCCATCCGGATGATGATCACACAGGCCAACAATCACCTTGAGGAGCTGAAGAGATCTCTCGCTTTGGCTGGACGGTGA
- the lyrm2 gene encoding LYR motif-containing protein 2 isoform X1 gives MAMARLPLTTLNLKQFLQRQKVLGLYRNILRTIRQVPEEADRKYLKDWAREEFKRNKEATDQLSEQKTNRSPKGIKDAIRMMITQANNHLEELKRSLALAGR, from the exons ATGGCCATGGCAAGGTTACCATTAACTACACTCAACCTGAAACAG TTCTTGCAGAGACAGAAAGTTCTAGGTTTGTACCGTAATATTTTGAGGACAATCCGCCAAGTGCCCGAGGAAGCAGATCGTAAATATTTGAAGGACTGGGCAAGAGAGGAGTTCAAGAGGAACAAGGAGGCCACAGATCAG ttaagtgagcagaagacgaaccgatcaccaaaaggcataaag GACGCCATCCGGATGATGATCACACAGGCCAACAATCACCTTGAGGAGCTGAAGAGATCTCTCGCTTTGGCTGGACGGTGA